In Helicobacter mastomyrinus, a single genomic region encodes these proteins:
- a CDS encoding pentapeptide repeat-containing protein, with protein MKPITINEFNTYAKDCKEKPPNLWQFLTHLSFKHDGRVTYQNNTLIINVPLHFTRENHQSKDLLHKEFIFKDMCFMQDIIINKIDDLALHIDKNVSFKKLCLQSIYEDTTKGTISHIWIHQDFQCEEFIIMNYSITSFIVSAHHIYGNLNFIECEFKTFYPYLRQSHTFSFYGNLMFKACHFTQEAIFTHFIFHNQVDFKDSIFERLADFREAIFKTQACFQGVVFEKAACFYGVKFEKPPNFSQAAFNGNLNLVNAKIDCDFKTLKTDLESECQTSHTTHKMWHKIKNCIYSKICNTTPQKQKTSIDLEKLANTANDFRDSFRLCKNALIKENNLLDASQWHKLELYYKEIELSAKSRVPNTPVQNEKDIRRNTSIFQYFVEFKLLAFYRVLADHHTDTLRIINNLILLIGLYALFLYMTTDYQILKIFTLPNDGASNVLVAEYFSHLDVSLKQWLKIMLVTMIFLIIAFSIAYSAWIYRHKLSKRHIILTLKLFRDDIFTLFLPVLFYTLFVLLAYSCITTYESFIIFAKAFCFVVCYILLLSSNVLLRTIFLVLCYLALCPILAQNIEILHPLLSKLLSTNTGCLNSNDQAFIALSFVYTILMILVLFSLQKTARKNSIVPH; from the coding sequence ATGAAGCCTATTACTATCAATGAATTTAATACCTATGCAAAAGATTGCAAAGAAAAACCACCGAATCTTTGGCAGTTTCTCACACATCTAAGCTTTAAGCACGATGGGCGAGTTACCTATCAAAATAATACACTCATTATCAATGTACCGCTTCATTTTACAAGAGAAAATCACCAAAGTAAGGATTTGCTCCACAAAGAATTCATCTTCAAAGATATGTGTTTTATGCAGGATATTATCATTAATAAAATTGATGATTTAGCCCTGCATATTGATAAAAATGTAAGTTTTAAAAAACTTTGCCTACAAAGTATTTATGAGGATACGACAAAAGGCACAATAAGCCACATATGGATACATCAAGATTTTCAATGCGAAGAGTTTATTATAATGAATTATAGCATTACTTCATTTATTGTATCCGCACATCATATTTATGGGAATCTCAATTTTATAGAATGTGAGTTTAAAACTTTTTACCCTTATCTTAGACAATCTCATACATTTAGCTTTTATGGAAACCTTATGTTTAAAGCCTGTCATTTCACACAAGAAGCCATTTTCACGCATTTTATTTTCCATAATCAAGTCGATTTCAAAGATTCTATATTTGAACGCCTAGCAGATTTTCGTGAAGCTATTTTTAAAACTCAAGCTTGTTTTCAAGGAGTAGTATTTGAAAAAGCAGCGTGTTTTTATGGCGTTAAGTTTGAAAAACCCCCAAACTTTTCTCAAGCTGCCTTTAATGGAAATTTGAATCTTGTGAATGCAAAAATTGATTGTGATTTTAAAACGCTTAAGACAGATTTAGAATCTGAATGCCAAACATCTCATACCACACACAAGATGTGGCATAAAATAAAAAATTGTATTTATTCTAAAATTTGTAATACCACTCCACAAAAGCAAAAAACGAGTATAGATTTAGAAAAATTAGCCAATACAGCAAATGATTTTCGCGATTCTTTTCGATTGTGTAAAAATGCGTTGATTAAAGAAAATAACCTCCTAGACGCTTCACAATGGCACAAATTGGAGCTTTATTATAAAGAGATTGAACTGAGTGCAAAATCCCGGGTACCTAACACACCTGTCCAAAATGAAAAGGACATTAGAAGGAATACCTCCATTTTTCAATACTTTGTAGAATTTAAATTACTAGCCTTCTATCGCGTTTTAGCCGACCACCACACCGATACATTAAGGATAATCAACAATCTTATTTTGCTTATTGGACTTTATGCGCTCTTTTTATATATGACAACTGATTATCAAATACTAAAAATCTTTACACTGCCTAATGATGGAGCATCTAATGTTCTTGTGGCGGAATATTTTAGCCATCTTGATGTATCCTTGAAACAATGGCTTAAGATTATGTTGGTCACTATGATATTTCTTATAATAGCATTCAGTATTGCATATTCCGCTTGGATTTATCGGCATAAACTGAGTAAGCGGCACATAATCCTTACCCTGAAACTCTTTAGAGATGATATATTCACGCTATTTTTACCTGTGCTTTTTTATACTCTCTTTGTATTGTTGGCATATAGTTGCATCACTACATACGAATCATTTATTATATTTGCAAAAGCCTTCTGCTTTGTTGTATGTTACATCTTACTCTTGTCCTCAAATGTGCTTTTAAGAACTATCTTTCTTGTGCTATGCTATTTAGCACTATGCCCTATTTTAGCCCAAAATATTGAGATACTCCACCCACTTCTTAGTAAGCTACTTAGCACAAATACAGGCTGCCTTAACAGCAACGATCAAGCATTTATAGCCCTTAGCTTTGTCTATACAATCCTTATGATTCTCGTGCTTTTCTCCCTGCAAAAAACCGCGCGTAAAAATTCTATCGTGCCGCATTAA